Below is a genomic region from Rosa chinensis cultivar Old Blush chromosome 5, RchiOBHm-V2, whole genome shotgun sequence.
tcctttctcttttctttgcagGATGACTTGTAAAACGTTCCAATGTACAACCTAGAAAGGTTCCCTTGTAGTTTCCATTAGGATAGTTATATTCTTGTGATACTTTACAATTTATATATTACAACACAGTGACACACCTTATATTAGGTTGCCAGAAAGAGACCTATCCAGGGGCCCCGTGGCTGCTGGTGGCCTTTGATTTTGTAGCTAAATGAAATCTTTATCTTGATCACATGTAACATATACAATGATGTGGTGTTGGgcattagaaaaggaaaaaaaaatgtttcgtttttgtttttcggtggaaaactgaaaataaatgtttgggcccgaaaaagccagaaaaccgaaccggcccgaatggGTTCGGTTTCTGTCGGTTTTCAGTTTACAAAAAGATCGAACCGACCCAAACCGACATTTTCGGGTTCGATCTCGGTCTCACTAATTTtcgggcccggcccgacccgagcccagccctaATGTATTAGATTCATATGCCTGTTGTTTATTTGCTTGGAGTAATCCTCATAGTCATGAATCCGCTTCGCATGGGATTGAGCTTGGTGCGGTTATAAAATTGAAGTATATATTAACTTGTCACATCTAGATATGAGCTTGGTATATGTCaggcccctgattttacacacatgaaaatcgatatatataaccccataattatatatgcgtgaacgtccagtcatcaatacaaaatacctggaatctttttccctttaacttacacagatattgatgccctgaacccttaaagttaatatacactcgctccatagagatatatattacacaagcttacgaattaaattgtcaacaacaagataaaacgtaaatgctcctcagagctcactacaacggaagtccaaataacggtaaagtcacaaagatggcttcctaccgtaaagctgctaactcgctgcctcaacctcgattatcctaacctgcaggattaacccctacaccgttggaatggtgcaccgggttgccacacaacaaacccggtaagcttttgcaagcctgtatgagtaactcaaaacacacatgcacaactcacgctagaaacgaggaaaacctttcaactcgcgaataaagaaaacataccgtGCTTCCagaaacaatactcttttccaaaaaggaacaacgaaagtcacaccatgacaaaatcatataaatcgttaacctaacaattcaaatatgataaatcgatccaacctagataaaacaataattaggtccaacctggacaaaacagcaaataggtccaacctggacaaagcatcaacacaaataaatcatacctattgttaacctaacaagtagaatatgataaatcgatccaacctagataaaagaataattaggtccaacctggacaaaatatatacccaggagtcttaagtaacctacttagatccctgaagtacgatggcagacaaactagagctctaactgaattgtaacctgtcacccggccaaggttcaatcttacgatataatattgccatgaggatgcaacctgcaaccccggatccttaggccaacctgaccctcagatcaaaacgtcaaatcaaatcaaaaggagaaatcacaacctgtgactctcaaattctcagaccaccggtcgtcagatcaaaacgttaaatcaaatcaaaaggagaaatcacaacctgtgactctcaaatcctcaaacacttttcaaaacaatagaaataccatttcccatcatttgttttccaaaagccacaacccaaaacaataaaagcatcatttcatgcatattgttttcataaatccacaaaccaccaaaacatatatatttcaggtaaacatatatctatatatagtcATCCGCGCAGGAATGCctaccaatacatgaatacgtatgtatatatatacatcccataatatatatatatacacacacatagtcatctactcagaaatgccactaataccatctatagtttgcagttaactaaataactctcaaaacgataaaggtaagcccgttcgtgaatgaacttcgtgagattactcacctcagaatcccgctgcgtcttcaatatagaacaaggcagccaatccacaaaatagccgtccaaggagtactacgtcacgtacctaaggaattacagctctgattcagtcaacgaatcacaagggataacgttcgaaaccctaaatcgaaccaaaattcccaaggtgacgccaaatgaggcaaaaccacatccgagacctcccaaagtccccggaatacgtccacgatcgatgtgaccaaaccacatgtcgatcggacgctcaaatcctcaaggatcgaataaattgatcggtatgaaactgcaaaaatcataacaattccatacgaactccaaaatttacatattatatatcgaaacgctcgtatcaacgagtaaaatatatataatatcaaaaacagttccttaagtggtcggaacaccgccggaacgccaccacagacggtggtgcatcgccgccggccaaaaacacattatttcacaaaactcccaacatcaaagttcttcatctaagcatgcttgtgaattctcataactagctcgaagtcagaaaacaagcataaggggtcgaaaactacctcacaagccgtgaacaataatccaatccgagttgatcgaagtttcacgtgactcgatccaaacaaccaccaatgatcgatcgacgaggccgctctgagttcaaccaagaagacttgaagccttaccgacgtcggaacaaggaattccgaccgggtccgaaatccacaaactgaactgccttgcagcgccgccgtggaggagaatcggtgctagaggacaccagagggacgaccagacggaggagacgatcctatctggaaagtttcgtcgccgtagaccgccgcagttcgccggaaaagtcgggtcggatctaCCGGGTCCGGGTTGGGTCAGTCGGATTATTTCGATActgaaggtagcagccgagagagaagagagaggaaggagctggtttccgaaaaaggaaacaaatgaaaatagtaagtttccccttcgggaaacttctatttataccaaaatagaaattccttccaatggccataactttctcatacgaactccgattctcgcgttccacatgtccacgaactcgtatcgacgcgctctacaacttttgtgaaggaagttttcaaagaatcccaacgtatccaaagtcaaccttgaaccccccctaaagtcatacttttccaataattaattcgtccgaaacacttccgctccgtccacgagccacgaaaccgtccaacaaccataaattagattccggaaattccttgAAAAATGATTACGAATTTCTGAGGCATCACAGTATATGAATTCACATAATTAATATTTTCATCTGAAACTATTAGGAGAGATCGTGTGGCCTTAACATTATTAAAGACATAGTTTTTGCACAAAGCTTGGTATTGCAATAGTAATTTGATGTAAGTAGGTTGATCAGAGCAACTTGTATTGTAGCTAGAATTTAGCAATGACTTATAGCATGGCAGCAACAATGGATGGCTTTAAGGCACCATCGATTAGGGTTGCAGAAATTTAGTTGACAAAGACAACTTCGTCCTTGCAATATATAAATTGCAGGTAACTATAAACACCGCAGTAAATAAGAACTTGGCCTTAGAATTAGTTAGAAAACTGATAATTTAGCCTGCATTAATACATGGCTTTGTATTAATGGCTATACAACAACATCTTGTGTTTAAGCATGAGAAAGGTATTAGTGTTTTATCGGAATTTTTGAACTAGGTCTCTTTATAGAGATATATTGGTAGTGGCCTGTTGCTTCTGCACAGTAAGATATGGATTTACGGCAATGAATGTGTAGCAGCATCTTGTATATACGAAAAATGAGCTTGAGAAAGGAATTGGTGCTTTCTTAATACGAATTTTGATACTGTAGTTTGGAAAATTATCCATTAGGAGAGCTAGAGATGACAAGGAGGTACATAGTACTAATGGATATGATTTATAAGCTAAAAGGTATGGCTGAGGATCATTAAGGCTCAAAGGATATGAGACTTATGTTTGCTTGATGCTTGAAGCTTAAGAAAATGAGTTATGACATGTTGGCTCTTATTGTGATTGAAAACACTTCACCGGTGTTATTATGAAGATCATAATTGCTGTAGTGGTGAAATAAGACAAGTGTTAGGGTTGATTGAAGTTATTGTAGGAATTGACTAAGATTGTTGTGTTTGTTTAGTCCTTCTATGAAAGCAAGGTTGCATTGTTATGATAGCGCTAAAAATGATTCTCATGCTAGCTATAGAGAAGGGAGAAATATGACTCTTATCTTGCTCATACTAAAATGATTTGCTTGATGTATGAGTGGCTtgcatctttttttctttttataagcATGTTTGGTTGATATGAAACAAGGTAATGGGTCATAACATGAGTCATATGAGATTAGCAAATCAACATGTAGCTAATCATATAGTTACTGCAGTACATAACACAAGCTTGAACTAAGTCCTCAAGACTGGGTGTAAACTATGCCTGTTATTGATTTCACACCTCAGCTTTCGAAGACAATTACACCGTTTTGGCATACACTTTAGCATAGGTAAAGAGACAATCAAACATGGAATATTTATCATTTTTCCAAAATTACATCTGCGTAGATAAGTTTCTCAAGCTTGTCTACATGCCAAATAGTTGAAATAAATGACCAACTACTGTAGTGTTTTCTGATCACAGTAAAACGTTATCTTGGAGAATCATCAAGCGTACAAACTTCATTTATAGACTAAAACTGCATCTACATGGAGTATAACATAGCAACAAGAgaagctagttttttttttaaatctaatTATGCTGAACATTAGCCCAAACTTGTCTGCATCAACTTTTCAATTGAAAGATAAAAAACCGTAGTGCTATGTCACCACAATAAATGTTTTGTCATTGCATAGGTCATGAGAATGGATATTATCTTAAAAGCTGAACTAGATGGTGATTAAGATTTAACTAAAGTAGTAAGAATGGAACAAATACTTTTGACTGGAGAAAAGGTGTAACAAAGGCTTTTTACTGGAGAAAAAGTGTAACAAAGACATTTTACTAGAGAAAATGTATAACAAAGGGTTTTTACAAGAGAGAAGGTGAATCAAAAGTTTTGCAACCCTTTGATATGGTAAAACAAATATTTCTGTCTATGCAGGGGAATATTTTGTTCATGGTTGTAAAGGAGTCTTTGCCATTGGCTAATGAAGGCAAAGACCCAATACCCAATTATCTTCTCCATAATTCCATCAACTTTAAGCCCAAAATATCCAAATTCTCTATCTTCATCAAGTTAACTTAATCCAAAATTGTAGATCAATCTCGCCGATATGTTCATACCTCCATCAATTCTTTGTTTCTTTGGTTTGAATTGCCGTTTTGTTTATTGGGTTTGgcaaaatagccaaattaccTCATGACTTATATCATGATTGTCTATTTATCCCCtgatattttaattttgattatttacacccTCATTTTACTAATTGTTGCCGATTTAGTCCCTACAGTTAACTTTTAGACATTTCATCTAATTTTGCATGTGAGGAGTATTTTCGTCTTTTCAATTGTCTATCGAAAAAAATTAAACTAACTAACAATCAATGTCAGATTTTAGGAGAGAGGGATATGGGGAGAGACGAAATCTGTCACCAATTAACAATCCTTCATTAATATGTGAGAGCTTTATTAGTCTCTTACCTTGAGCTAATATGTGCCCAAATTATATCCTATTCCAAAAATACCGCGACtttctctcccctctctctctcactctactagggttagggttttgagtTTTTTGAGTTGTGCGGCGTCCCACTTTATGGCTGCGGCTATTGCTTCCATGACGGCCAGGCTAGAGACCAAATTGTCGCTCAGAGAGGGTGAGGAACCAGTGGACTTGGGAAACCTTAGGGTTCCGGGGAAGGAGTTTCTTGCTCATCGCTTCCACTTGGTGGGGAAACTCAACACTTGTAGGGTGGTGGTTTTGGATTCATTCCGGAGTGTGGTGCGGTCAATGTGGCGACTGACGGGGACCGTGGAGGTCCAACCACAGGGGGATCGATTTCTGTTCACATTCACTCATGAACGTGAAGTTGCGCGGGTGAAGAAGGGTGGCCCGTGGGGATTTCAAAGTGCTATGATTCTGCTGAATGATTACGATGGCTTTTCGGAGATTGCTGAGGTAAAGCTTGATTTTGTTTGGATCTGGGTTGGGCTTCACGATCTTCCATCGGGTATCTTGACGGAACCCATTGTCCGGCTGGTGGGAGGGACGATCAAAGGGGTTTTGGAGGTGGATCGTTTGGCTCTTAGGCTTGGTGATGCTCTGGTCCGGATTACTCTGGCCATCAATGACTCGGTGCGTTTGGATCATAGAGTTCGGGTTTCGCCCACCGACGTCCTCACTTTGCAGTTTCAGTATGAGCGGCTTTTGGGGCAGTGCAGGTTGTGTGCCTCCTTGAATCATGGAGGACAGAGGTGTCCGAGGGAGGATGAGTCGGAGAGCGACACTGTGGTGGAGGAGGGTTTGTAGCAGGTACCGAGGCTGGCTCTCCCAGCCTTCGTGTTTAGGGCTAATACCCAGCCCTATCCTTCCTTGCTTTTGACCTTCAAGGTTCCTAACTTACTGAAGAAGAAACAAGTGTAGATACGATCTCTTCCGGAGTTAGAATCTTCGCCTGCGATTGAAGGCATTTCTGCTCCTGTCCCAGTGGTAGGGATGCGCCATCCTGGGAAGGAAGAGGATGTGGATGACGATAAAAGAGCTAAACATAGTTTAGCTCTGGTTCCAGCCACTCTGCAACCGAAAAACCTAGGTCTGGAATTCTCCTTTGAAGGTTTGGTGGAGGTGAATGTGACGTCGCCTCCCAAGGTTTACAAGAAGAAGGGCAGGCCTCGAGGATATAGAAACAAGGTTAAGTCGGCGGTGTCTGTGTGTGGTGGCTCCGGGTCTATGGTATCCGCTGAGGATGGTCTTGGCAGTGTGCATGGTAGGCTTGAGGGAGCAGCTGCTTTGCTTGCTTCCCGGGCAGATTAGGAGATGTTCCCCTATGTCTACTAGGGTGTGATGGAGCTTGTTTGATTTGGGCGGCGTACACCAgaagggtcttaggcgtcaactGAATCAAGGAGGTGTCACACTTTGGAAGCTTTAGGGCTCTTGTTCTTTAGTTTTTGTTGCTTTTACTGGTAGTTCTTTGTTTTTGAACTTTAGTTTTTTGGAGTTCATTTTGGTTGTTAAGTTCTTTGATGAGCTTACATTGTAATATGAAGGGTGTCTGTACCCTTtatgcttgaccgagtgaggtcgttaTGATTTTcatcaatggattagtcttccgttgccctaaaaaaaaaaaagtgcctAAATTATGTTGGACAGTAAATATTATCCTCCATTGACGAGAGAAATGAACTCAGAAAGCCCACAAGTCTTTAAGTGCGATGGAAATATGATGCATGTTAGATCATAAACACAATTTCTCAAACCATTGTTCCCCTGCAACCAAGTGAGAGTAGTGGGTAAGATGTAATTCGATTTCTAC
It encodes:
- the LOC112203799 gene encoding uncharacterized protein LOC112203799, with product MTARLETKLSLREGEEPVDLGNLRVPGKEFLAHRFHLVGKLNTCRVVVLDSFRSVVRSMWRLTGTVEVQPQGDRFLFTFTHEREVARVKKGGPWGFQSAMILLNDYDGFSEIAEVKLDFVWIWVGLHDLPSGILTEPIVRLVGGTIKGVLEVDRLALRLGDALVRITLAINDSVRLDHRVRVSPTDVLTLQFQYERLLGQCRLCASLNHGGQRCPREDESESDTVVEEVVGMRHPGKEEDVDDDKRAKHSLALVPATLQPKNLGLEFSFEGLVEVNVTSPPKVYKKKGRPRGYRNKVKSAVSVCGGSGSMVSAEDGLGSVHGRLEGAAALLASRAD